In Oreochromis aureus strain Israel breed Guangdong linkage group 22, ZZ_aureus, whole genome shotgun sequence, the genomic window AAAGTCACGTCGGCTTTACGTCGTGCACACAGAGAAGTAGACGGTTGAAAACAAATATTCTGACAGTTTTTCCTCttcagtgaaataaaaatgacatttataaTGTCAGTGGACAGTGAAAGGTTTCCAGGAAGTGATAACAAGGAATAACACAGTAGTAAATGTTTCCTAGAAGCTCACATGTAACCTTTGATCTTTAAAAGTCAAAATGACTCAGTACATGTTTGCTTTGGAAGTGTCACATGTCATGACATGTaaagatacaaaaaaacaaGGAGGCCTCTGAGAGCTCAAACGTTATTATTTGACCTTAAAGACTTTGGGGGATGTCAGCCACACTTGAATGGATTGCTACCACGACCACACTCTGCACCCCTACAAATATTTTATCAGCATTCACTCGAAACCTTTCGAGCTACATGCTTACAGACAGAATGCGTGCAAAAATGTTCCCTCCTGGCAAAGGTAAAAACCCCATGTGTAATTTATCATTCTTGGCTTTATATATTTCTTTCTCCAAAGTTACAGTAACACTGATTCAACACTGACTCTAGAATCAGTTTGTGTCTGTCAGTCAAGTGTCCGTTCCATCTTACTGTGGTATTGTGGGCCAGAAGAATTTCCCTCAAAGCTCATTACTGTAAACCTTAGAGAGGTTTGCTTATTCAGTACCAATAACTTTTCAACATTTATGGGAATCTTCTTGTTACGATTACTCACAGTGTTGACCACCAGATTCTGTTGTTTTGGTCATGTAACACAGAGTCAAGGTTGGTGTACAGGATGCAACTGAAACAGGAAAGCAAACTTGCTTTCCTGGTATTTGCAAGGTCACCACACAAAgtaactgaagacatcaaataaaaacaagagtGCTATTAAAGCCTCTCGAGTAGTATTGTAGATAATAAATATAAGTCTCAGATAAGTCTCGAAACAGATGGACTATTATGAGAAGATAAATTACAATATTGGACTTCCTGCCAGgaacatatttgattttcttacTGGCACGATTATCATTCACCCAAAAAGGACTTCCTTTATTATGCTGTTTCTTTGACGGGGGAATTCAACCGAGGAGTTTTGGCTCCAGTTCGTGGTGCAATATAAGCTGACAACAGTAAGGAGAAAAGAAATAACTAGAAATCGCAGTTAAGAGACTGGAAGAGTAAAGCATGTTGGTTCAACCAGTTTAACAGTTGCAGTTCTCCAGTCAGGGAGTGATCTCTCTACACCAACCACCTCCTTTGGCACCACTTATACTCCTTTGCTCCTTTCACACAGAGTTCTGTCGTAATCTGAACAGCAGTACACCCAGCCACTGTGGCTGACCAAATGTAAGCATGCATGTTATTTTACcacagtgtgtgtgctgtgtgtgtttggattaGTGGAGAAATCTCCTCAGTGGAATTCAAGCTTCTGTTGTGCACCATGACAAAAAAGCCCCAGTGAGCATGAGTGAACCCTTACGATGGACATGCTTTGGTACACTTTTTGTGCTGGGCCAGTGTGTGGtagttttttgtgcttttagtgTGTGCCTTAGTTAAACTGCTGTAAAACtgtcagaaaaaaaggaagttgGAAGCAGAAATGGGAAATACATTTAAAGGTCACAAGAGAATAATGTTACTGGCTGacaaacatgtgacatgtgcGCATGTGTATCCTCCTGTGGGTTACAATACTCTATAATGAAGCTCAGACCATCTGACAACATCCCCTCCTTTGCTGTGGATTGTAAGCTTGGAGGGCTTTTCCAGTCATTTATCTTCTTTGTAATAAGATACTGTGCAGCAACAGCTCCTGTAATGCTTTACTTCACATTTATCTGATGTCAAATTTAATTGattgagaggaaaaaaatatccaAGCCTACGTGGCactctgtgaaaacataatttcCCCCTAAACCTAaaaactggttgtgccacactGGGCAGCAAGAGTTGCAATCAAGTGTCTCTAATAACTGTCAGGGAGTCTTTCATTCTAGCAGGGGGAATTTTGGCCAACTCTTTTTGCTGAATGAATATCCTGTTCAAGGTTATCCCAAAGGAGCCTGATTGGATCAACATCCAAAACCTCTTTTGCTTTTGAAACCTTACACAGGCAggcttgctggtgtgtttcagcTCACTGTCCCGTCACATAATACAACTGTGTTTGAGTGTCAGGCCACAAACTAATGGACGGACATTCTGCGTCAGTATTTCCTGGAAGAATGGAACTTTCCCCAGCCTCTTCCTTTTGTTTGATTCATGAACTCTGACATAAACTGAGACGAGTGAGGACTCCAGTTCCAGTTATCTTTAGATAAACACAGTGTAGAGCGGACAGGAAAGTGGGGGCAGAGACATGACATGCGACAAAAGGCCGCGGGGCAGACTCAAACCCGGGCCGGCCGCTCTCAGCCGTATGGCATGTGATCGCCCACTCAACGCACCAAGCTAAACCGGCGCCCAACTCTGTTACATTTTAAGCGacattttcacttatttttttgTATAACTGGGACAGTAGATGGCCCTGTAAATTTTGAAGGGGTGGgggtcagttttttttcttacagtctCTGAAGCCAGGCTTGCAACAAAAATGACTCTTGGTACTGGAGAGGCCTTGAAAACTAACTAAACAAATAAATTGCCACTTTTTATGTTTGatatattaattttattttgcattacaCAAAGCTTCAGGTAGACTAGCATAGCCAACATagctaaaaaaaactgaactcattctttacatataaaaataaagatggCAAACAGGCTATACCACCTTGTCTTTCTACTCGTCTCAGTCTTATAAATagcaaaataaattacaaagtTCACATATCAAGCTGTTATACATTGTTAAAACTTTAAAACCCTTGAAATGAGCAGAACCATTGCAACAAAGGAAGAGGTAGGTcaatttttttctctgtaaagGTTAATACCAGCATTTCTTTATTAAGTCTGGAGGATATTTCTGTTTTCACTTCCAGAAAAAAATATGGGCATTTTTAAATTCAGTCCTTGTTAGTTTAGAAACCCCGGTGCAACATTGTCACTTTGCTGGGAACCGATAACGTGATACCTAACACAAGTAAATACTAACAGTATCAAATATGTCATAAATGTACTGTTAGTATCACATCATTGACAgaggatttaaaaaatgtaacattttgtaACTAAAGTGAAGttactttttttaattggtccaaaaaacaatgaaaaaacaatcTTAATGTTCAAATAAAACCAATGTTTATGGTAAAAAGTGCTAAAGCCTGTCTTCAGTGCATTTAAACTAAGGCAGCAACTTcctaaaataaaaagattattttaatACAATACACAAGGAAAAGTGGTCCTGCAAAAATTATTTGGTGCCTGCGCAAGATACATATAGATTTCTTTTAATCTCAACCTACTTTACGCATCAACCACCTCCACCTCATTCCGTCTACACTCAGTTTTCAGCTGACTGTCGATTCTTTGCAGCTTTTGGTCTAACCTCTCACCAGCGCTGCTTGCTCCAGCGTTCGTCAGTACTGACGGAAGCTTCCGAATTTGCTCTGCTGTCGCGGATGCTATCCAGGCGTTGAGCTGTTGGTGAAGCTCTGAGGAATTCAGCTCTGtgcttcttccctgtctcttcGCATCCTGAGATGGGAGCTTGTGCACAATTCGACGCAGCCGcttgatatttatattatggtGCACAAAAAAAGCTGGGAGGATTTCTCTGAGGTAGTCAGCGCCATCTGCAAAAAATACAGACAATCAGTAGCTGATAAAGAAATGGAGCAATGCACTGACAGCAAGACGGTAACAAGGCATTCAGATAAAACCTTCTGCTTGGAAGAGCCATTCTTGTTTTTACTAATTATAGAAACTGAAAATAAGCCATCAGGTACTTTTAGACTAATGCACAGTTATGGTTATGGGTAATTTCCACACtttgaaatatgaaaatgaaacagtttgtgtttattGGAACTGTTCCAGGTGGAAGGACAGGCTATTTGAACACAGTTGTTTTACTCCCTCTGATAACCAAAAGCCAAGTCTGTGATTACTCACTAAGACCCGACATAAACACCCGTGAaatcttttcagttttttttttcagatttaataATTCGTATGCctctttttgcctttttaagCTGCCTATCTCACCTTTGAGATCTTCGCAGTTTGCACACACATTGTTGTGCCAGGAGGAGCCCCTCAGTGCCAGCTGCAGTCCTGCACCACTGCAGCTCTTGTGCTCTGTGCAGTTGTGATGAGCAGAGGAAACCTCGGAGAAGGTGCCGTCAGAGCAAGTCTGGCACACGGTGTCCTCATCAGGTGTACCTGGAAAAGGTAGCGAGTACTTCAATGAAGATACCTGAGATCAGTCATGTAACAAATGGAATATTATTTGAGATAGGTTAACAACTAACATACCATTCAAATGGAATAAAACCAAAACCTTTTGAACTAAGTGAAATCGCCCTCAGCTCAATGTGTTTAAAATGCTGTAGGTGTAACAGTGGTCCTGCTAAGACTCTTTAGTGGCGCTCCACCCTGAATGAATAATGTAGTTGCCATCTTTGCCCCTGTGTGGCAGCAAACTACAGTCTTGAAACAAACTCACAAACTGAGGCTCTGTGCACTTGCTTCAGTTCAATGCTGTCAAAAAAACATCTACAGCTTCTTTGTTGCTGTGTTGGCCTTTCAATATAAAAACCTAAAGCTGTAAGATGGCCAAGAAAACCGAATGGTAGCGGTTGCAGGCAAAATTCAAATTACACAGAATGGAAAACAACAAGCCTGTTTGCAGTGTGAGAAGAATGAAAGTGTCATAAAGACTGTCAGTTTGTGTTTGCTTAAATGGTTCAAATGAGTAGAAACTTTATGTTTACTGTTCTGaagctgtcatctgtgtcaAGGAAACCGTATCATTATTGTAATATACCGGTTTAAAAATAGGCACAGAATTCAGGAAGCAGGCTATTGTGAGTTGTTGTTGCCCTTTTACACAGGAGAGCGGCAGCAATTTCGATGCGTCATAGGAGGAAACTTAATAGTACTGCTATGACACCTCAAAATACGTGCTGCAGAAAACACATTTCCCTATGATGAAAAGCTCATGCAGGAGTTCTGCGCACTCTACCTTTTGCCCGCACTCCTTGTCCGGATGGACACGCGCTGTGTGGGAAGCACATATCGTACTGCGGCTTGTAGTAGTACCCCGGTTTGCACTGGCACTGGCAGTCTCTGTCCGCTGTGCACGGGGTCTTCACCACCTGATTGTGACTGCAGACTCCGCAGCGCAGGCACCTCCCGATGTGGTTCCACACCTCAGTGAAGGAGCCCTGCGGACACTTTGCGCAGTCGCTCTTCTTCTCGGATGAGCACCGAGACCGCAGGTATGTCCCAGGGGGACAGCGGTCACAGCTCACCGGCGACCCGGTGATGGGGTCTCTGCTTACAAAGGTCATGTCCACGCTGTCGACTTGAGCGGCGTGCAGTGAGAGCAGCACCACTGGGAGGACCGATAACATCATCTGGAAGGAAACGAGAAAATTAGCAAAGATCAGGGAAACGGTGAGTGCAAGGAAACATCAAAGTCCGGCAAAATCcaagaaggaaaaaagcagATAACTTTAAGGAAAACAGAAGCGTCCGACTGACACGTGGAACACATGAATATATCTCTTATTGGCTACTCTTAATAGtaatcaaaataaatgaaaactgtAGGTCTCCATGCTAAAAACGTCTACCTCACATTTCTATCAAACTCAAACAAAATCTTTACTAAATGAATAAATGCGTCCACGCGTCCTCAGTCTACGATAATTGGCGTGAGGAGGGAATCCCTCTGACTACGTCTGCAGTCTCCACCTACCATTGCAAACAGCTGGGATGTGCGCGCTGCAGCAGGATTCAGCTCTGTCAGGAGGATGGGACTTCAGCTTCCTCTCCTCGCTATTTAAGCTCTTTATTACGCCCCCGTAATCAATAGACACTTAAAGATATGCGTCATCACCGCATGATTCCAggtaatttgtatttttaaaaagcttttatttatcCCCAGTTTAATTACTTCTCACAgcctacatttaaaaaaaaaattatatcatCATACAGGTGTGGGATGAATTACATGTCTGTATAAACACTACCTATC contains:
- the LOC116317238 gene encoding tumor necrosis factor receptor superfamily member 6B-like, translating into MMMLSVLPVVLLSLHAAQVDSVDMTFVSRDPITGSPVSCDRCPPGTYLRSRCSSEKKSDCAKCPQGSFTEVWNHIGRCLRCGVCSHNQVVKTPCTADRDCQCQCKPGYYYKPQYDMCFPHSACPSGQGVRAKGTPDEDTVCQTCSDGTFSEVSSAHHNCTEHKSCSGAGLQLALRGSSWHNNVCANCEDLKDGADYLREILPAFFVHHNINIKRLRRIVHKLPSQDAKRQGRSTELNSSELHQQLNAWIASATAEQIRKLPSVLTNAGASSAGERLDQKLQRIDSQLKTECRRNEVEVVDA